DNA from Candidatus Aegiribacteria sp.:
AGCAGAATGTCAACACCGTTTTGGCTTAACATCCATCTGCTGAACTGAAACGTTAGCCAGAAAAAAGGAAAAGAAATGTTCTCAAGGTTGGACGAAGCGAGAAAGGTAGCCATATCCTTGCTTGATACACTTGAGAATACCACATCACCCATTGATAGAATTCTTATGAAGACAAAGCGTTTAGCAAGGCTGATGAGAGATTCTGATGCACAGTACTGGCTAAACTTAGAATCGAAAGGATATCCTGAGGGATTCTCAGCATCAAAGCTCGGAACTTGTCTAAAGTATGTTCTATCAAGTGGAAGAGTAAATAGGAAAACCTCAAAGTACTATATCCATAGTCTTCCTGCTATCGAAGCAAATGTTGAATCTGATGAAGTGCTAATATCATCATTAAAGACTTCGAAGCCAATATCTTCAAATGCCAAGGATTTCATTGAAAAGAATGCGACTGAAGCCCTAATGGCTACTAAGTTAAAACTCCAGGCAAAACAGATAGAGAGTTTTACCTTTATCAAGGGACTATACTCGTCACTAAGAGCTTCAATCCATGACTATATCACTGATACTTATCTATCAATAGAATTGGGCGATATCGCGGAGGCTATTTTCGAAGAAGCAAGGAATGAAGTAGATACATTTGTCCGATCACACTGTCCAGAAGCAGCTGAAAAACTAATCGCCATAAACGAGAGAATGCAGGATGGCTCTTCTGAATCAAGAACTGCTGCACTGACATCATGTCGCCGATTATTAATGGCAATTGCTGATTCAGTGTTTCCTGCAAGAGAAGAAGACTGGACTGATGCATCAGGAAACAAAAGAAGAGTTGGATCCGAACAGTATAAGAATCGTTTATTAGCATACATTTCAGAATCTTATCAGAGTGAAGGTTCAGAGGCAATCGTCGAAACTGAATTGCATCATCTCGCAGACCGTCTCGATGCCATATACGATAAAACCTGCAAGGGAGTACATGTCGATGTGCAGAAACAAGAAGCCCGTCTTGCGGTCATTCATACCTACTTATTCATTGGAGAAGTCGCAAATCACACAGAATCAACTGAATCTGAGGGCTAACAACTGCATGAACCAGGCGCAGGGGCAGCTGGATTAGGTGGGGTAGTACCTGCGCTGGTTATGCAGAGCGTTATGGAAGTGAATGGAGGACAAAATGATTTTCGGAATGATCCTTGCAGCAATCCTGATATCCACCACTAATCTTACAATCACCGAACCTGTCGATGGCGAGACCTACGATGGTGACTGGCTCCCCCTCCGAGCAATCGTGGAGAATGAGAACGAGGTTCCGGACTCAGTCCACTACTCTCTGAACGGTCAGCTGGTGATCCAGATCCCACGCCTCAACACAGACTGGTACACCTACATGGCCAACGACTGTCGCACAGGTTACTCGGAATCACCAGCCCCGCATGACAACACAATCCTGTGGACTGCGCCAATCAGTGGAACTTTTCACGAGTTTGTTTCTCCTGTGGTAGTCGATGGCAGGGTCTACTACGCTTCTGAAGAGGACGAGATCGCATATTGTCTTGATGCCGCCACCGGAGCGGAGATCTGGCGTTTCGAGAATATAGGCGACAGCATAGATGATGCAATGCATGTACAGGATGGTAAGGCATATCTGGCCTCCGATTCGATATGGTGCCTGGACGCCCTTACGGGTGACAGGATATGGGCTTTCAGTGACGCTAACTACGGTTTCGCAGGGCCTCCGGTTCCCTATCAGGGGAGGGTATTTGCTAGTGGTTGGCCCTTTGTTTACTGTCTGGATGACCTTACCGGTGTGGAAATTTGGAGAACGGATTCACTTCCTTCCTGCAACAGCAGCATGACAGCCTGGAACGGAATGCTGTTCGTTCCCACTCACCTCCCCACCGGTTCACATGGCTTGATGTACGCTCTTGATACATTTTCAGGCGATATTGTATGGGTCGCAGAAGGTTTTGGTATTTTCTGGGATTCTTCTCCCGTTGTGGTAGACAGCACTTTCTACATCGGAGACTGCGATGAGGAGGCTAACCTTTACGCCTTTGACCCGTTTGATGGTTCCAGTGTCGCTCTATGGGGTCCCTACGACGGTGCTATCGAATCGACTCCAGCAGTTTTTGAAAATCGTATATTTTTCAGTGCCTACCCCCTGATCTACTGTGTGAACCGGCTTACGGGTGATGTTGAATGGGAATTTGATCCTCCAGGTCAAAACTACCTGCATGGGTCTTGTGGAGTAGCAGACGGCTTGGTCTTCTGGGGTGATTGTTGTTACCCCCCCGATTCAGTGGCACTCATCCATGCAGTGGACATCGATACTGGAAACGAAATATGGAACTATGAAACAAATGGAGGACCATTGGGAATCCAATCCAGCCCATCCATCGTGGACGGGGTGATGTACATCGCCGCCACTGACGGAAACCTCTATGCCTTCGGAACAGGTCTTAAGTACACCTACCGTGAAGATTATTTCTATGCGGACGTGGGCCCGAACGAACTTATCGTGACATCCTTCGACGGGGGTGCTGCTGTTGTTGCAGATACCATTAATTTCACAGTCACACAAACTGGCATTACCCTGGAACCTTCCAGCAGGCTTGCTCTATGTGCCAGTCCGAATCCATTCTACTCCGCGGCATCGATATCCTTTGAGCTTTCAGAGCCGGGATGGACATCAGTAACT
Protein-coding regions in this window:
- a CDS encoding PQQ-binding-like beta-propeller repeat protein, whose translation is MIFGMILAAILISTTNLTITEPVDGETYDGDWLPLRAIVENENEVPDSVHYSLNGQLVIQIPRLNTDWYTYMANDCRTGYSESPAPHDNTILWTAPISGTFHEFVSPVVVDGRVYYASEEDEIAYCLDAATGAEIWRFENIGDSIDDAMHVQDGKAYLASDSIWCLDALTGDRIWAFSDANYGFAGPPVPYQGRVFASGWPFVYCLDDLTGVEIWRTDSLPSCNSSMTAWNGMLFVPTHLPTGSHGLMYALDTFSGDIVWVAEGFGIFWDSSPVVVDSTFYIGDCDEEANLYAFDPFDGSSVALWGPYDGAIESTPAVFENRIFFSAYPLIYCVNRLTGDVEWEFDPPGQNYLHGSCGVADGLVFWGDCCYPPDSVALIHAVDIDTGNEIWNYETNGGPLGIQSSPSIVDGVMYIAATDGNLYAFGTGLKYTYREDYFYADVGPNELIVTSFDGGAAVVADTINFTVTQTGITLEPSSRLALCASPNPFYSAASISFELSEPGWTSVTVYDLSGRIATTLTDTELVEGQHTILWNGIGNNGQAVSAGIYICRIQSGGISETTGLCLLR